In one Neobacillus sp. WH10 genomic region, the following are encoded:
- the ssb gene encoding single-stranded DNA-binding protein, which produces MMNRVVLVGRLTKDPDLRYTPNGVPVATFTLAVNRPFSNQTGEREADFINCVVWRKPAENVANFLKKGSLAGVDGRIQTRNYEGQDGKRVYVTEVQAESVQFLEPKSSSGGGGRSNDYYGAPPMEPQGNPYGSSNQNQRQNQNQNQNQNKGFTRMDEDPFAGNGQIDISDDDLPF; this is translated from the coding sequence ATGATGAATCGTGTCGTGCTTGTTGGCCGTTTAACAAAAGATCCTGATTTGCGTTATACACCAAATGGGGTTCCTGTTGCTACGTTTACGTTAGCTGTTAACCGTCCATTTTCTAATCAGACAGGTGAACGAGAAGCAGACTTTATTAACTGTGTTGTTTGGCGTAAACCTGCTGAAAATGTGGCGAACTTTTTAAAGAAAGGCAGCCTAGCAGGTGTTGATGGCCGGATCCAAACCCGCAACTATGAAGGACAAGATGGTAAACGTGTGTACGTTACAGAGGTTCAAGCAGAAAGTGTTCAATTTCTAGAACCTAAGTCGTCTTCTGGCGGTGGCGGAAGAAGCAACGATTATTACGGTGCTCCTCCAATGGAACCACAAGGTAATCCATATGGCAGCAGCAATCAGAATCAACGACAAAATCAAAATCAAAATCAAAATCAAAATAAAGGTTTTACGCGAATGGATGAAGATCCATTTGCCGGAAATGGTCAAATTGACATCTCTGATGATGATCTGCCATTCTAA
- a CDS encoding mechanosensitive ion channel family protein, whose protein sequence is MNIITKGFQDDINKFQNEDTWLNLGGAVLKIVAIMVIANIIVRIGKVAIHNIFKIRNLSPLNTTERREDTLSKLLDSVLTYVVYFIAIMMILSVLGIDVKALLAGAGIVGLAVGFGAQSLVKDVISGFFIIFEDQFSVGDHIRIGQFEGNVETIGLRTTKIKSWTGEVHILPNGSITQVTNFSLNNSLAIIDIAISYGEDIEKAEKVIEEALKTMPNQYEELTKTPELLGIQTMGPTEIVLRVIAETLPTKQAGVSRAIRKDIKLLLDENHIKAPNPNLFLYKSGSEQSK, encoded by the coding sequence ATGAATATCATAACAAAGGGATTTCAAGATGATATAAATAAATTTCAAAACGAAGACACATGGCTGAATCTCGGAGGAGCCGTGCTAAAAATTGTTGCCATTATGGTTATTGCAAATATCATAGTCCGTATTGGCAAAGTGGCAATCCACAACATTTTTAAGATTAGAAATTTGTCACCGCTTAATACAACAGAACGTCGAGAAGATACACTTTCAAAGCTGCTTGATAGTGTTCTTACCTATGTGGTTTATTTTATTGCGATTATGATGATTCTTTCTGTTTTAGGGATCGATGTGAAGGCACTGCTTGCAGGTGCCGGAATTGTCGGCTTAGCAGTAGGATTTGGTGCACAAAGTCTAGTTAAAGATGTTATTTCCGGTTTCTTTATTATATTTGAGGATCAATTTTCGGTCGGTGACCATATTCGCATAGGACAATTTGAAGGCAATGTCGAAACAATTGGGTTAAGAACGACAAAAATTAAAAGCTGGACAGGTGAAGTTCATATTTTACCGAATGGCAGCATCACCCAGGTAACCAATTTTTCGTTAAATAATAGTCTTGCGATTATTGATATTGCGATATCCTATGGTGAAGACATCGAAAAGGCGGAAAAGGTAATTGAAGAAGCCCTTAAAACGATGCCAAATCAATACGAAGAGTTAACGAAAACTCCTGAGCTTTTAGGAATACAAACGATGGGGCCAACTGAGATTGTTTTACGGGTTATAGCTGAAACATTACCTACGAAGCAGGCAGGAGTTTCGCGGGCAATTCGGAAGGATATCAAGCTTTTATTAGACGAGAATCATATTAAGGCTCCAAATCCAAATCTTTTTTTGTACAAAAGCGGTTCAGAGCAATCAAAATAG
- a CDS encoding DUF951 domain-containing protein, which translates to MEEKEFALNDVVEMKKQHPCGTNRWKIIRLGMDIRIKCEGCGHSVLIPRKEFSRKMKKILVKHEG; encoded by the coding sequence ATGGAAGAAAAGGAATTTGCCCTAAATGATGTTGTCGAGATGAAGAAGCAGCATCCGTGCGGAACCAATCGTTGGAAAATTATCCGCTTGGGTATGGATATCAGGATTAAATGTGAGGGCTGCGGGCATAGCGTTCTCATTCCAAGGAAAGAGTTTTCACGGAAAATGAAGAAGATTTTGGTAAAGCATGAAGGATAA
- a CDS encoding DHH family phosphoesterase, with protein MPAFLEKRSIRYPFYGLIGVTMILLIVLLLYNWILSVAGLLLMFIPLYYMFVIDHRERTEMEEYISTLSYRVKKVGEEALMEMPIGIMLINEEYYIEWSNPFLSSYFDEETLIGRSLYDIADTLIPLIKQEVETEIITLHDRKFRVIHKSEERLLYFFDVTEQKEIEKRYQDDRTVIATIFLDNYDDLTQGMDDQMRGSINNLVTSILNKWANDNGIFLKRVSSERFIAVFSERILHVLEKEKFSILDEIRELTSKQNVSFTLSIGVGTGVSSLPELGVLAQSSLDLALGRGGDQVAIKLPNGKVKFFGGKTNPVEKRTRVRARVISHALRDLITASDKVIIMGHKNPDMDSIGSSIGIYKVAQMNQKEAYIVVNMQDMDSAVKRLMDELRQQEQLFSRFISPELALEISTDKTLLVVVDTHKPSLVMEERLLNKIDHVVVIDHHRRGEEFISNSLLVYMEPYASSTAELVTEFLEYQPKRGKIEMIEATALLAGIIVDTKSFTLRTGARTFDAASYLRAHGADTVLVQKFLKEDVDTYIKRSKLIESVSFYRDGIAIAKGTELELHDQVIIAQAADTLLTMDGVLASFVIAKRAEGVIGISARSLGNINVQVIMESLKGGGHLTNAATQLTGLSIEETEAQLKLAIDEFFEGVKKE; from the coding sequence TTGCCTGCATTTTTAGAAAAGCGGTCAATTCGTTACCCTTTTTATGGGCTAATTGGCGTTACAATGATTCTGCTCATTGTCCTGTTGTTATATAATTGGATTTTAAGCGTTGCTGGGCTGCTATTGATGTTTATCCCCCTTTATTATATGTTTGTCATTGATCATCGTGAGCGTACGGAAATGGAAGAGTATATTTCAACGCTTTCTTACCGAGTAAAAAAAGTTGGCGAAGAAGCGCTGATGGAAATGCCGATTGGGATTATGCTCATCAATGAGGAATACTATATTGAATGGTCAAACCCTTTTCTGTCATCTTATTTTGATGAGGAGACATTGATTGGCAGGTCACTCTATGATATAGCAGATACATTGATTCCGTTGATTAAACAGGAAGTAGAGACAGAAATTATCACTCTCCATGACCGAAAATTCCGCGTAATTCATAAATCTGAAGAGCGCCTATTGTACTTTTTCGATGTTACCGAACAAAAGGAAATTGAGAAAAGGTACCAGGATGACAGGACGGTCATTGCTACCATCTTTTTGGACAATTATGATGACCTTACTCAGGGTATGGATGATCAGATGCGCGGCAGTATCAATAATTTAGTCACTTCTATTTTGAATAAGTGGGCAAACGATAATGGCATTTTCTTAAAAAGAGTTTCCTCAGAACGATTCATTGCTGTTTTTAGCGAAAGAATTCTCCATGTCCTTGAAAAAGAAAAGTTTAGCATCCTAGATGAGATACGGGAATTAACTTCGAAGCAGAATGTTTCTTTTACCTTGAGTATCGGGGTAGGCACCGGTGTGTCCTCGTTACCGGAATTAGGAGTCTTAGCCCAATCAAGTCTCGATTTAGCCTTAGGCAGGGGCGGCGACCAAGTAGCCATTAAACTGCCAAACGGTAAAGTGAAATTTTTTGGCGGCAAAACAAATCCAGTTGAGAAACGGACACGGGTTCGGGCACGTGTCATCTCTCATGCCTTGAGAGATTTAATTACCGCCAGTGATAAAGTCATTATTATGGGACATAAAAACCCTGATATGGATTCGATTGGTTCAAGTATTGGTATTTATAAGGTTGCACAAATGAACCAAAAAGAAGCCTATATTGTGGTGAATATGCAGGATATGGACAGCGCTGTGAAACGGCTTATGGATGAACTCCGTCAGCAAGAACAGTTATTTTCCCGCTTTATCAGCCCTGAACTGGCTTTAGAAATATCAACGGATAAAACACTGCTTGTCGTGGTCGATACCCATAAACCTTCGCTTGTGATGGAAGAACGTTTATTGAACAAGATTGATCATGTCGTTGTAATTGACCACCATCGACGCGGAGAAGAGTTTATTTCCAACTCATTGCTGGTATATATGGAACCTTATGCCTCTTCTACTGCGGAACTTGTAACGGAATTTTTGGAATATCAACCGAAACGCGGTAAAATTGAGATGATTGAGGCAACGGCCCTGTTAGCCGGAATCATTGTCGATACGAAAAGTTTTACCTTACGAACGGGTGCTAGGACATTTGATGCAGCCTCTTACCTTCGGGCACACGGTGCTGATACGGTTCTCGTCCAGAAGTTTTTAAAAGAAGACGTTGATACATATATAAAAAGATCGAAATTAATTGAATCAGTATCTTTCTACCGTGATGGAATTGCAATTGCGAAAGGTACGGAACTTGAACTTCATGATCAAGTGATTATCGCACAAGCTGCTGATACACTATTAACAATGGACGGGGTGCTGGCTTCCTTTGTGATTGCAAAACGGGCTGAAGGTGTCATTGGGATTAGTGCAAGGTCGCTGGGGAACATCAATGTGCAGGTGATTATGGAGAGCTTAAAAGGCGGCGGCCATTTAACAAATGCAGCGACACAGCTGACCGGTCTGTCCATTGAAGAAACAGAGGCACAATTAAAGCTGGCCATTGATGAATTTTTTGAAGGAGTGAAAAAGGAATGA
- the rpsR gene encoding 30S ribosomal protein S18 codes for MAGGRKGGRAKRRKVCYFTANGITRIDYKDVDLLKKFISERGKILPRRVTGTSAKYQRKLTVAIKRARQMALLPFVAGE; via the coding sequence ATGGCAGGAGGACGTAAAGGCGGTCGCGCAAAACGTCGTAAAGTGTGCTATTTTACAGCAAATGGCATCACTCGCATCGATTACAAAGACGTAGATTTACTTAAAAAATTCATCTCTGAACGTGGAAAGATTTTACCACGTCGTGTAACTGGTACAAGCGCTAAATACCAACGCAAACTAACAGTTGCTATCAAACGCGCACGTCAAATGGCATTACTACCATTCGTGGCTGGTGAATAA
- the rpsF gene encoding 30S ribosomal protein S6 yields the protein MNKYEIMYIIRPNIEDEAKKALVERFNTILLDNGAETAETKDWGKRRLAYEINDFRDGYYQIAKTTSSAASVQEFSRLAKISEDIIRHIVIKVEE from the coding sequence ATGAATAAGTACGAAATCATGTACATCATCCGCCCAAATATTGAAGATGAAGCGAAAAAGGCTCTTGTTGAGCGTTTCAACACAATTCTTCTTGATAATGGTGCGGAAACTGCTGAAACAAAAGATTGGGGTAAGCGCCGTCTAGCATACGAAATCAACGATTTCCGTGATGGATACTACCAAATCGCTAAAACAACATCTTCAGCTGCTTCAGTACAAGAATTCTCTCGTCTTGCAAAGATCAGCGAAGATATCATTCGCCATATCGTTATTAAAGTAGAAGAATAA
- the ychF gene encoding redox-regulated ATPase YchF, producing MALTAGIVGLPNVGKSTLFNAITQAGAESANYPFCTIDPNVGIVEVPDHRLQKLTELVQPKKTVPTAFEFTDIAGIVKGASKGEGLGNKFLSHIRQVDAICQVVRCFADENITHVSGKVDPIDDIETINLELILADMESVEKRIGRVEKLAKQKDKDAAAEFEVLVMLRDAFEAEKPARTVDFTEEQMKLVKGLHLLTIKPVLYVANVSEDDVADPSNNEYVQKVREFASADNAEVIVICAKIEEEIAELEGEEKQMFLEELGIEESGLDQLIRAAYSLLGLATYFTAGVQEVRAWTFRKGMKAPQCAGIIHTDFERGFIRAETVSYDDLLAAGSHNAAKEAGKVRLEGKEYEVKDGDVIHFRFNV from the coding sequence ATGGCTTTAACAGCTGGTATCGTAGGGTTACCGAATGTTGGTAAGTCTACTCTTTTTAATGCAATAACTCAGGCAGGAGCAGAATCAGCAAACTACCCCTTCTGTACGATTGACCCGAATGTCGGAATTGTTGAGGTTCCTGACCACCGTCTACAAAAATTAACTGAATTAGTTCAACCGAAGAAAACAGTACCAACGGCCTTTGAATTCACCGATATTGCCGGTATAGTGAAAGGAGCAAGTAAAGGTGAAGGACTCGGTAACAAGTTCCTTTCTCATATTCGCCAGGTTGATGCCATTTGCCAAGTAGTTCGCTGCTTTGCAGATGAAAACATTACCCATGTATCCGGAAAAGTTGACCCAATTGATGATATTGAAACCATCAACCTAGAGTTGATCCTTGCAGATATGGAATCGGTGGAAAAGCGAATTGGCCGTGTCGAGAAATTGGCTAAGCAAAAAGATAAGGATGCTGCTGCTGAATTTGAAGTCCTCGTGATGCTGCGTGATGCATTTGAAGCAGAAAAACCTGCTCGTACGGTTGATTTTACTGAAGAGCAAATGAAATTGGTAAAGGGACTGCATCTTTTAACCATCAAACCTGTCCTATATGTTGCAAACGTAAGTGAAGATGATGTTGCCGATCCATCTAACAATGAATATGTACAAAAGGTACGTGAATTTGCTAGTGCTGATAATGCCGAAGTGATCGTCATCTGTGCCAAAATTGAAGAAGAAATTGCTGAGCTTGAGGGCGAAGAAAAGCAGATGTTCCTTGAGGAGCTTGGCATTGAAGAATCTGGCCTTGACCAATTAATCCGTGCTGCTTACAGCCTGCTTGGTTTAGCTACCTACTTTACGGCAGGTGTACAGGAGGTTCGCGCCTGGACATTTAGAAAAGGCATGAAGGCACCGCAATGTGCGGGAATTATCCACACTGATTTCGAACGAGGCTTTATTCGGGCGGAAACAGTCTCTTATGATGATTTACTTGCTGCCGGCAGCCACAATGCTGCGAAAGAGGCAGGGAAAGTTCGCTTAGAAGGGAAAGAATATGAAGTAAAAGACGGCGATGTCATCCATTTCCGTTTTAACGTGTAA
- a CDS encoding YybS family protein, with translation MKNVSKLTEGAVLLAAFTVLLLITIYVPLIGSFLNVVLPAPFIIFAAKNSIKNIAAFFLAAIVISFIAGSIPGLGLMLFYGAAGVVIGYMLQKNKSRTAILISSSLILMAGLVIYYVVITAFMKIDIIHELHTVLNQSMSEEMLKAMGREDQIKVLKEQNVNLIKMIEIYAPSFLIMGSILISFIIQWVCFPVVKRFGVNVKTWGKFRNLSLPKSLLWYYLIALGSMLLFRPHEETYIFSVLINARYILEFFLIFQGLAFLFFIFHQKSVARGLGVFVAILSFTIPIVRYIILLLGITDLGFDYRKQFEKKE, from the coding sequence GTGAAAAATGTAAGCAAACTCACAGAAGGTGCCGTCCTATTAGCTGCATTTACGGTATTATTATTAATAACGATTTACGTACCGCTTATTGGTTCCTTTTTAAACGTTGTCCTGCCGGCGCCGTTTATTATATTCGCGGCTAAAAACAGCATTAAAAATATTGCTGCCTTCTTTTTAGCTGCAATCGTCATTTCATTTATTGCAGGTTCAATACCAGGTCTTGGCCTCATGCTTTTTTACGGAGCTGCCGGTGTGGTTATTGGATACATGCTGCAAAAGAACAAAAGCCGGACTGCTATTTTAATTTCCAGTTCATTAATCTTAATGGCGGGTTTGGTCATTTATTATGTAGTTATTACTGCTTTTATGAAAATTGATATCATTCATGAACTTCATACTGTCTTAAATCAATCAATGTCCGAAGAGATGCTGAAAGCTATGGGACGAGAAGATCAAATTAAAGTTCTAAAAGAGCAAAATGTCAATCTCATAAAAATGATCGAAATTTATGCACCTAGCTTTTTGATCATGGGATCCATTTTAATTTCCTTTATTATTCAGTGGGTGTGTTTTCCGGTTGTAAAAAGATTTGGTGTAAACGTAAAGACATGGGGCAAATTCCGTAATCTTTCCTTGCCAAAAAGCCTTTTGTGGTACTATTTAATTGCCTTAGGGTCGATGCTGCTGTTTCGACCTCATGAAGAAACCTATATATTTTCTGTTTTAATCAATGCACGATACATATTGGAGTTTTTTCTTATTTTTCAGGGACTGGCCTTTTTATTTTTTATATTCCATCAAAAGTCAGTTGCTAGGGGACTTGGTGTGTTTGTTGCAATTCTTTCTTTCACGATTCCAATTGTCCGTTATATAATATTGTTATTAGGTATTACTGATTTAGGCTTTGATTATAGAAAGCAGTTTGAAAAAAAAGAGTAA
- a CDS encoding molybdopterin-dependent oxidoreductase, whose protein sequence is MAQVRKAACPLNCWDSCGFNVTIDQDRVTKVEGDPEHPITQGKICGRGRMLETRANSSQRLLHPLKKVNGTFEQISWDQALDEIAAKLYGIKEKYGTTAVLHSHDYANNGILKNLDQRFFNCYGGVTELYGSLCWGAGIEAQKWDFGNAWSHGPADIGNSKNIIIWGRNVARTNMHFYEKLLEAKKQGAKIFVIDPLFNATAKIADEYITIKPGMDGLLAAGIIKEILRLGLEDQEFIERSTHGFADLSRLLNGISLEEISERTEVSCEVMTTLANVYADKPTSTYMGLGLQRYKNGGNTIRFIDALAAVSGNIGIAGGGANYANLQVGQSFAFEELTLAHCRTNYRQFSIMKQAEEVLTATDPEIKMIVVTCGNPLTQVPDTNMVEKTFSSVETLVVIEQFMTDTAMLADYVLPTTTAFEEEDLYYSSMYHHYVNYGPKLVTAPGEAQPDLWIWTQLAGRLGFGEDFDFSREEWLKMALKPLNDKGITLEKLRAHHTMELPVVKIPWHDHTFQTPTGKYEFTAQQKGDNGLLTLAVPDESKWANPKLAEKYPYHLLTIHPLRSNHSQNYHLFASKPKVKVEIAANIAESLGLEKGDFVKVWNDRGEIKGFISILAKVHPDTINIDEGIWKEFGGSVNHLTSNRESDNGLGSTLYDCLVNLEKIK, encoded by the coding sequence TTGGCACAAGTACGAAAGGCTGCTTGTCCGTTAAATTGCTGGGATAGCTGCGGTTTCAATGTAACAATTGATCAGGACAGGGTTACTAAAGTAGAAGGCGATCCGGAACATCCCATTACTCAAGGTAAAATTTGCGGACGTGGACGGATGTTGGAAACAAGGGCAAACTCCTCGCAGCGCTTATTGCACCCCTTAAAAAAGGTAAATGGTACATTTGAGCAAATCTCCTGGGATCAGGCGCTGGATGAGATAGCTGCTAAATTATATGGAATTAAAGAAAAATATGGGACAACTGCTGTCCTCCACAGTCATGATTATGCCAATAACGGGATCTTAAAAAACTTAGACCAGCGCTTTTTTAATTGTTACGGCGGCGTAACGGAGCTTTATGGATCACTTTGCTGGGGCGCCGGAATTGAGGCGCAAAAATGGGATTTTGGGAATGCCTGGAGCCATGGTCCTGCTGACATTGGCAACAGTAAAAACATTATTATTTGGGGACGAAATGTTGCCCGGACAAACATGCATTTTTACGAAAAACTGCTGGAAGCTAAGAAACAAGGAGCAAAAATATTTGTTATTGATCCGCTTTTTAATGCGACGGCAAAAATAGCCGATGAATATATAACTATTAAGCCTGGGATGGACGGTTTATTAGCTGCAGGAATTATTAAGGAAATACTTCGGTTAGGTTTGGAGGATCAGGAATTTATTGAACGATCCACACATGGTTTTGCTGATTTATCAAGGCTTCTCAATGGTATTTCATTAGAAGAAATTAGCGAAAGGACAGAAGTCTCCTGTGAGGTAATGACTACATTAGCTAATGTTTATGCTGATAAACCAACTTCAACCTATATGGGTTTAGGTTTACAGCGATATAAAAACGGCGGAAATACGATTCGGTTTATTGATGCCCTTGCCGCCGTAAGCGGGAATATAGGCATTGCCGGTGGCGGTGCCAATTACGCCAATCTACAGGTGGGACAGAGCTTTGCTTTTGAAGAGTTAACACTTGCTCACTGTAGGACAAACTACAGGCAATTTTCCATTATGAAGCAGGCGGAAGAAGTGCTAACGGCAACGGATCCGGAAATTAAGATGATTGTTGTGACATGCGGCAACCCGCTGACACAGGTGCCTGACACCAATATGGTTGAAAAGACCTTCTCCTCTGTTGAGACACTTGTTGTGATTGAACAATTTATGACCGACACAGCTATGCTTGCAGATTATGTTTTACCGACCACAACTGCTTTTGAGGAAGAAGATCTTTATTATTCTTCGATGTACCATCATTATGTGAATTATGGCCCGAAACTCGTTACAGCTCCTGGTGAGGCACAGCCGGATTTATGGATTTGGACACAATTAGCCGGCAGGCTTGGCTTTGGTGAGGATTTTGATTTCTCAAGGGAAGAGTGGCTGAAGATGGCCCTTAAGCCGTTGAATGACAAAGGCATTACCCTAGAAAAATTAAGAGCGCACCATACAATGGAACTTCCTGTTGTAAAAATCCCATGGCATGACCATACGTTTCAAACACCGACAGGCAAGTATGAATTTACAGCTCAACAAAAAGGTGATAACGGTCTGTTAACTTTAGCGGTTCCAGATGAATCGAAATGGGCAAACCCTAAGCTTGCAGAAAAATATCCGTATCATCTCCTTACGATTCATCCATTACGCTCAAACCACTCGCAGAACTATCACTTATTCGCTTCAAAGCCGAAAGTGAAGGTGGAGATTGCTGCAAATATTGCTGAAAGTTTGGGGCTGGAAAAAGGTGATTTCGTCAAGGTGTGGAATGACCGCGGCGAAATAAAAGGGTTTATTTCCATTTTAGCAAAGGTCCACCCGGACACGATTAATATTGATGAGGGTATTTGGAAAGAGTTTGGCGGGTCTGTCAATCATTTAACTTCAAATAGGGAATCCGATAATGGCCTTGGAAGTACGTTATACGATTGCCTTGTTAATCTTGAAAAAATAAAGTGA